A window from Solanum stenotomum isolate F172 chromosome 7, ASM1918654v1, whole genome shotgun sequence encodes these proteins:
- the LOC125870386 gene encoding uncharacterized protein LOC125870386 isoform X1, giving the protein MNRLSVSRRIVSNIHGFRSVQRTLCSDTGVKNPDLVSEKKPLEKPGLTDDIPQYDIAIVGGGMVGMALACSLATMPLTKQLSVAIIDSNPALMNNFHIKKEDPPDPRVSTVTPATISFFKDMGAWEFVQQHRHAYFDKMQVWDYTGLGYTRYNARDVDADVLGCVVENKVLHKSLLSCIQNTDFQKTIHSSRLSSITFPAMSSVTSSSGTSSSASGSSAKLELDNGNSMYAKLVVGADGSKSSVRELARIQTTGWKYSQSAIICTVEHAVENFCAWQRFLPNGPIALLPIGEKFSNIVWSMDPKEVVDRNSMSEDDFVKAVNLALDDGYGPHPRSKSFEGGNVFSWLKADSTSSTHEGFEVPPKVTKLASHRMAFPLSLMHANSYASKRLVLIGDAAHTVHPLAGQGVNMGFADALCLSKVIAEGVAVGSDIGEITLLQRYESERKAANITMMAILDGFQKAYSIDFMPINVLRALAFNGAQYISPLKRMIISYASGNKLLPLFT; this is encoded by the exons ATGAACAG GCTTTCTGTTAGCAGAAGAATTGTGTCGAATATTCATGGATTCAGATCTGTACAGAGGACTTTATGCAGTGATACAGGTGTTAAAAATCCCGATTTGGTCAGTGAAAAG AAGCCTTTGGAAAAGCCTGGATTAACAGATGACATACCGCAATATGATATTGCTATTGTTGGAGGTGGTATGGTTGGGATGGCTCTAGCGTGCTCCTTAG CAACTATGCCATTGACAAAGCAACTAAGTGTTGCCATCATTGACAGTAATCCTGCTTTGATGAATAACTTTCACATCAAGAAAGAGGACCCCCCAGATCCACGGGTCAGTACAGTCACACCTGCCACCATTTCTTTCTTCAAAG ATATGGGTGCATGGGAATTTGTTCAGCAGCACCGTCATGCTTACTTCGATAAAATGCAG gTTTGGGATTATACTGGTCTGGGCTATACAAGGTACAATGCAAGAGATGTTGATGCAGATGTTCTCGG GTGCGTGGTGGAGAATAAGGTGCTACACAAATCCCTGCTATCATGCATACAG AATACGGATTTTCAGAAGACAATACACTCGTCCAGGTTAAGTTCAATAACCTTTCCTGCAATGTCATCAGTGACAAGCTCCAGTGGCACATCATCATCTGCTAGTGGAAGTTCAGCAAAGTTGGAACTGGATAATGGAAACAGCATGTATGCGAAGTTAGTG GTTGGAGCTGATGGGTCAAAATCAAGTGTTAGGGAGCTGGCAAGAATACAAACAACCGGATGGAAGTACTCACAAAGCGCAATCATCTGTACAGTAGAACATGCAGTAGAGAACTTCTGTGCTTGGCAAAGATTTCTTCCTAATGGTCCAATTGCACTTCTGCCCATTGGTGAAAAGTTCAGCAATATTGTCTGGTCTATGGACCCCAAGGAAGTTGTTGACCGGAATTCAATGTCAGAGGATGATTTTGTAAAAGCAGTGAACCTCGCACTGGACGATGGGTATGGTCCTCATCCACGATCCAAATCATTTGAGGGTGGAAATGTATTTTCATGGCTCAAAGCTGACAGCACATCATCAACACATGAGGGCTTTGAAGTTCCACCAAAAGTTACTAAGCTAGCCTCTCATAGAATGGCCTTCCCTTTGTCTTTAATGCATGCTAATAGTTATGCATCAAAACGTCTAGTTCTTATTGGTGATGCAGCACATACAGTTCATCCACTGGCTGGCCAAGGAGTTAATATGGGATTTGCAGATGCATTGTGTCTTTCTAAAGTTATTGCTGAAGGTGTTGCAGTCGGATCTGACATTGGGGAG ATAACTCTTTTACAGAGATATGAATCAGAGAGGAAAGCTGCAAACATTACAATGATGGCAATCCTAGATGGTTTTCAGAAGGCATATTCTATTGACTTCATGCCAATAAATGTACTCAGGGCTCTTGCATTCAATGGGGCACAATACATTTCTCCACTTAAAAGGATGATCATTTCATATGCCTCAGGCAACAAGTTGCTTCCTCTTTTCACATGA
- the LOC125870386 gene encoding uncharacterized protein LOC125870386 isoform X2, producing MNRLSVSRRIVSNIHGFRSVQRTLCSDTGVKNPDLVSEKPLEKPGLTDDIPQYDIAIVGGGMVGMALACSLATMPLTKQLSVAIIDSNPALMNNFHIKKEDPPDPRVSTVTPATISFFKDMGAWEFVQQHRHAYFDKMQVWDYTGLGYTRYNARDVDADVLGCVVENKVLHKSLLSCIQNTDFQKTIHSSRLSSITFPAMSSVTSSSGTSSSASGSSAKLELDNGNSMYAKLVVGADGSKSSVRELARIQTTGWKYSQSAIICTVEHAVENFCAWQRFLPNGPIALLPIGEKFSNIVWSMDPKEVVDRNSMSEDDFVKAVNLALDDGYGPHPRSKSFEGGNVFSWLKADSTSSTHEGFEVPPKVTKLASHRMAFPLSLMHANSYASKRLVLIGDAAHTVHPLAGQGVNMGFADALCLSKVIAEGVAVGSDIGEITLLQRYESERKAANITMMAILDGFQKAYSIDFMPINVLRALAFNGAQYISPLKRMIISYASGNKLLPLFT from the exons ATGAACAG GCTTTCTGTTAGCAGAAGAATTGTGTCGAATATTCATGGATTCAGATCTGTACAGAGGACTTTATGCAGTGATACAGGTGTTAAAAATCCCGATTTGGTCAGTGAAAAG CCTTTGGAAAAGCCTGGATTAACAGATGACATACCGCAATATGATATTGCTATTGTTGGAGGTGGTATGGTTGGGATGGCTCTAGCGTGCTCCTTAG CAACTATGCCATTGACAAAGCAACTAAGTGTTGCCATCATTGACAGTAATCCTGCTTTGATGAATAACTTTCACATCAAGAAAGAGGACCCCCCAGATCCACGGGTCAGTACAGTCACACCTGCCACCATTTCTTTCTTCAAAG ATATGGGTGCATGGGAATTTGTTCAGCAGCACCGTCATGCTTACTTCGATAAAATGCAG gTTTGGGATTATACTGGTCTGGGCTATACAAGGTACAATGCAAGAGATGTTGATGCAGATGTTCTCGG GTGCGTGGTGGAGAATAAGGTGCTACACAAATCCCTGCTATCATGCATACAG AATACGGATTTTCAGAAGACAATACACTCGTCCAGGTTAAGTTCAATAACCTTTCCTGCAATGTCATCAGTGACAAGCTCCAGTGGCACATCATCATCTGCTAGTGGAAGTTCAGCAAAGTTGGAACTGGATAATGGAAACAGCATGTATGCGAAGTTAGTG GTTGGAGCTGATGGGTCAAAATCAAGTGTTAGGGAGCTGGCAAGAATACAAACAACCGGATGGAAGTACTCACAAAGCGCAATCATCTGTACAGTAGAACATGCAGTAGAGAACTTCTGTGCTTGGCAAAGATTTCTTCCTAATGGTCCAATTGCACTTCTGCCCATTGGTGAAAAGTTCAGCAATATTGTCTGGTCTATGGACCCCAAGGAAGTTGTTGACCGGAATTCAATGTCAGAGGATGATTTTGTAAAAGCAGTGAACCTCGCACTGGACGATGGGTATGGTCCTCATCCACGATCCAAATCATTTGAGGGTGGAAATGTATTTTCATGGCTCAAAGCTGACAGCACATCATCAACACATGAGGGCTTTGAAGTTCCACCAAAAGTTACTAAGCTAGCCTCTCATAGAATGGCCTTCCCTTTGTCTTTAATGCATGCTAATAGTTATGCATCAAAACGTCTAGTTCTTATTGGTGATGCAGCACATACAGTTCATCCACTGGCTGGCCAAGGAGTTAATATGGGATTTGCAGATGCATTGTGTCTTTCTAAAGTTATTGCTGAAGGTGTTGCAGTCGGATCTGACATTGGGGAG ATAACTCTTTTACAGAGATATGAATCAGAGAGGAAAGCTGCAAACATTACAATGATGGCAATCCTAGATGGTTTTCAGAAGGCATATTCTATTGACTTCATGCCAATAAATGTACTCAGGGCTCTTGCATTCAATGGGGCACAATACATTTCTCCACTTAAAAGGATGATCATTTCATATGCCTCAGGCAACAAGTTGCTTCCTCTTTTCACATGA